The following are from one region of the Leucobacter sp. Psy1 genome:
- a CDS encoding FAD-binding oxidoreductase, with protein MGPTALDDLRERLGAAVLTDAEAMAPYARDTSRAAPEGSPVAVVLAETTDQVSAALAWATAHRVPVSVRGAGTGLAGGAVGYRDGLVVSLERMNRIIAIDPANRLADVEPGVITAELDRAAHEHGLFFPPDPASARISTVGGNIATNAGGLRCVAHGVTTDSVAGLEVVLADGRVMRTGGRTIKDVTGLDLTSLFTGSEGTLGVITRATVRLKPVPEGEPRTFRASFARIEDAGAAVAAIVSGPARPEVLELLDALSVEIIESFHPSGLPLGDAAILVGQTVGPRAADDAAAILAVCAAHGSVASEISETDTLLEARRLSNPALNARGLRVSCDVGVPIAALAEMFLGVESVAREHGRRVSTVAHAGDGNLHCTVEAGESADEYAAAEAVIDDITRLALTLNGTVTGEHGIGSVKRHELGWQLDETAIDVQRAIKRALDPEGILTPGRGI; from the coding sequence ATGGGTCCGACCGCGCTCGACGACCTGCGCGAGCGGCTGGGAGCCGCCGTGCTCACCGATGCGGAGGCGATGGCGCCGTATGCGCGCGACACGTCCAGGGCCGCGCCCGAGGGCTCGCCCGTCGCCGTCGTGCTCGCTGAGACTACGGACCAGGTGTCGGCCGCGCTGGCGTGGGCCACCGCCCACCGGGTCCCCGTTTCCGTGCGCGGTGCGGGTACCGGGCTCGCCGGAGGAGCGGTCGGATACCGGGACGGGCTCGTCGTCTCGCTCGAGCGGATGAACCGGATCATCGCGATCGACCCAGCGAACCGTCTCGCCGATGTCGAACCGGGAGTGATCACGGCCGAGCTCGACCGTGCAGCGCACGAGCACGGGCTCTTCTTCCCGCCGGACCCCGCCAGCGCCCGCATCTCGACGGTCGGAGGCAACATCGCGACGAACGCGGGGGGACTGCGGTGCGTCGCGCACGGGGTCACCACCGACTCGGTCGCCGGACTCGAGGTGGTCCTGGCTGACGGGCGCGTCATGCGCACTGGGGGCCGCACCATCAAGGACGTCACCGGGCTCGATCTCACGAGCCTCTTCACGGGATCCGAAGGCACGCTCGGCGTCATCACGCGCGCCACCGTCCGACTGAAGCCGGTGCCCGAGGGGGAGCCGCGCACATTCCGCGCGAGCTTCGCGAGGATCGAGGACGCCGGTGCCGCCGTTGCAGCCATCGTCTCCGGTCCGGCGAGGCCCGAGGTGCTCGAGCTTCTCGATGCGCTGAGCGTGGAGATCATCGAGTCGTTCCACCCGAGTGGCCTGCCCCTCGGTGATGCGGCGATCCTCGTCGGTCAAACGGTGGGCCCGCGAGCCGCCGACGATGCCGCGGCGATCCTCGCGGTCTGCGCGGCGCACGGCAGCGTGGCCTCGGAGATATCGGAGACCGACACGCTCCTCGAAGCACGCCGGCTCTCGAACCCGGCGCTCAACGCACGTGGCCTGCGCGTGTCCTGCGACGTGGGCGTGCCCATCGCTGCGCTCGCCGAGATGTTCCTCGGAGTGGAGTCGGTCGCGCGCGAGCACGGCCGCCGCGTCTCGACGGTCGCGCACGCCGGCGACGGCAACCTGCACTGCACCGTCGAAGCAGGCGAGTCCGCCGACGAGTACGCGGCCGCTGAAGCGGTGATCGACGACATCACCCGACTCGCGCTCACCCTCAACGGCACCGTCACCGGCGAGCACGGCATCGGCTCGGTGAAGCGGCACGAACTCGGGTGGCAGCTCGATGAGACCGCGATCGACGTGCAGCGGGCGATCAAGCGCGCACTGGACCCCGAGGGAATCCTGACGCCCGGCCGGGGGATCTGA
- a CDS encoding GMC family oxidoreductase, with the protein MSEHADSVRAPRTAIVVGAGSAGSVVSRRLADAGVEVTLLEAGGEDTNPAIHDLSRMGEIWHSPDDWDYFTVPQPGANGHRLHLPRGKVLGGSHSLNAMIWVRCVPEDFDHWASLGNEGWSWEEVLPVYRAIENYRGGGEPALHGAEGLLDVTDDYELSPIQQSIIDAAVEEGLARNPDYNGASIEGVSQQQITVRDGKRFNTYMAYVKPARDRITVETGCHVHELIFAGDDAHDGAGSEPSARPRVVGVRFAQGGEVRELHADEVILAAGAIDSPRVLLRSGIGPADELREIGIEPRVDLPGVGKNLHDHFLAPVIFDTERPIDPPREGVSVTQSHLFWKSRAELDRPDTQPIHFSVPMYGDFLEPLGDNGFSLMAGLVTPESRGSISLSGPSPEDPLLIDPCVLTADHDVQSLVASVQQCRRIGSQAALAAAPDEGGWGSTEIYPGPDVGDGEDLVDYVRNTLATYHHQVGTCKMGVDEMAVVSPRLAVHGVDGLRVIDASIMPRITTGNTNAPAVLIGEQGAKFVLAGER; encoded by the coding sequence ATGTCGGAGCATGCGGATTCGGTACGCGCGCCGAGGACGGCGATTGTGGTCGGCGCTGGGTCGGCCGGTTCGGTGGTGTCGCGCAGGCTCGCCGACGCTGGTGTCGAGGTGACCCTCCTCGAGGCGGGCGGTGAGGACACGAACCCCGCCATCCACGATCTCAGCCGGATGGGGGAGATCTGGCACTCGCCGGACGACTGGGACTACTTCACGGTTCCGCAGCCGGGCGCGAACGGGCACCGCTTGCATCTGCCGCGGGGGAAGGTCCTTGGCGGTTCGCACTCGCTCAACGCCATGATCTGGGTGCGCTGCGTACCGGAGGACTTCGATCACTGGGCCTCTCTAGGTAATGAGGGATGGAGCTGGGAGGAGGTTTTGCCCGTCTACCGCGCTATCGAGAACTACCGTGGCGGGGGAGAACCCGCCCTCCACGGCGCCGAAGGCCTCCTCGACGTCACCGATGACTACGAACTGTCCCCCATACAGCAGTCCATCATCGACGCGGCAGTCGAGGAAGGCCTCGCGCGCAACCCCGACTACAACGGTGCCTCGATCGAGGGGGTCTCGCAGCAGCAGATCACCGTTCGAGACGGCAAGCGCTTCAACACCTACATGGCCTATGTGAAGCCTGCGCGAGACCGGATCACGGTCGAGACCGGCTGCCACGTGCACGAGCTGATCTTCGCCGGAGATGACGCCCACGACGGTGCTGGCTCAGAACCGTCTGCGCGGCCGCGCGTCGTGGGCGTGCGCTTCGCGCAGGGCGGGGAGGTGCGCGAGCTGCACGCCGATGAGGTGATTCTCGCCGCCGGCGCGATCGACTCTCCCCGCGTATTGCTGCGCAGCGGCATCGGCCCCGCCGACGAGCTGCGTGAGATCGGGATCGAGCCGCGCGTCGACCTGCCCGGCGTGGGCAAGAACCTGCACGACCACTTCCTCGCGCCGGTGATCTTCGACACCGAGCGGCCGATCGACCCGCCGCGCGAGGGAGTCTCGGTGACGCAGTCCCACCTGTTCTGGAAGAGCCGCGCAGAGCTCGACCGACCGGACACGCAGCCCATTCACTTCTCGGTGCCGATGTACGGCGACTTCCTGGAGCCCTTGGGTGACAACGGATTCTCGCTCATGGCTGGCCTCGTCACGCCGGAGTCCCGCGGCTCGATCTCCCTTTCGGGCCCGTCACCCGAGGATCCGCTGCTGATCGACCCCTGCGTGCTCACTGCGGATCACGACGTGCAGTCGCTCGTCGCTTCGGTGCAGCAGTGCCGCCGTATCGGCAGCCAGGCCGCGCTCGCCGCGGCTCCGGACGAGGGCGGCTGGGGATCGACGGAGATCTACCCCGGTCCAGACGTGGGCGACGGCGAGGACCTGGTTGACTACGTGCGCAATACCTTGGCCACGTACCACCACCAGGTCGGCACCTGCAAGATGGGCGTCGATGAGATGGCCGTGGTCTCGCCGCGTCTCGCAGTGCACGGGGTCGACGGACTTCGGGTGATCGACGCCTCGATCATGCCGCGCATCACGACGGGCAATACGAACGCGCCAGCCGTGCTCATCGGGGAGCAGGGAGCGAAGTTCGTGCTCGCCGGAGAACGGTAG
- a CDS encoding EthD family reductase yields MPVHQLIVLYPEPVDRDAFRDYYLHTHLPLCAKLPGVQRITYALDIDEPGDGPYFAVFEATFADEAALTAALTSPEGRAVEADVPNYATGGATVLPVAVQTLPIG; encoded by the coding sequence ATGCCCGTGCACCAGCTCATCGTGCTCTACCCGGAACCCGTCGACCGCGACGCCTTCCGGGACTACTACCTGCACACGCACCTGCCGTTGTGCGCGAAACTCCCAGGCGTACAGCGGATCACTTATGCGTTGGACATCGACGAACCGGGCGACGGACCGTATTTCGCGGTCTTCGAGGCGACGTTCGCCGACGAGGCGGCGCTCACCGCCGCGCTCACCTCGCCCGAAGGCCGGGCGGTCGAGGCCGACGTACCGAACTACGCGACGGGCGGCGCGACCGTGCTGCCCGTCGCAGTCCAGACGCTCCCGATCGGGTGA
- a CDS encoding amidohydrolase gives MPHPDLILVNGTIYTVDPAQPLAAAIAVTDGRISAVGSSAEIEHLAGPSTEVRDLAGAFLMPGLIDAHNHHAIAGEEELFQLRLPIGAHLDGIVSAVRDHAARSSEEAWIVGGPWASDRLGEISSADALARLDEAAGGRPVMLSDDSHHNRWVNSRALELAGVSAEHDGVVVDADGRPTGVLFEAAGIPVARAHRAAGGLTPEQSRLASQRGVEILNSFGVTAFQDAAVSAPTLEALRSLDASGDLDAWVVSSMLINDEIFGYTPIGEDLVFDGEQYRTEHHRPDFVKIFLDGVPPTRTGAFIEPYLPDDVHGAHHHGETLLPPEELTDWLRRVAQRGLSAKIHCTGDASAHAVLNAVEELREEGFADTRYHVAHGQFIHPDDITRFAELGVVAEISPFIWVPGPIVEAIREVLPRERADRMQPNRDLLDAGAVVAGGSDWPVSVSPNAWEGIHGLVTREDPSGQYPGALWPEQAITLEEAIAAFTIGAASALGLAEETGSLEVGKSADFILLDRDPFAHPAGELVQTTVAETWFSGRRVYRRD, from the coding sequence ATGCCGCACCCCGATCTCATCCTCGTCAACGGAACCATCTACACGGTGGACCCTGCGCAACCGCTCGCCGCGGCCATCGCCGTCACCGACGGACGCATCTCGGCGGTGGGCAGTAGCGCCGAGATCGAGCATCTCGCGGGGCCGTCCACCGAGGTCCGGGATCTCGCGGGCGCATTCCTGATGCCTGGCCTGATCGACGCGCACAATCACCACGCCATCGCCGGTGAGGAGGAGCTCTTCCAGCTGCGTCTGCCGATCGGCGCGCACCTGGACGGCATCGTCTCCGCGGTTCGCGATCACGCGGCGAGATCGTCCGAGGAAGCGTGGATCGTCGGCGGCCCGTGGGCGAGCGATCGCCTGGGCGAGATCAGCAGTGCCGATGCTCTCGCACGACTCGACGAGGCGGCCGGGGGCCGCCCCGTGATGCTCTCCGATGACTCGCACCACAACCGCTGGGTCAATTCCCGCGCGCTGGAACTCGCGGGCGTCTCGGCGGAACACGACGGCGTCGTCGTTGACGCCGATGGCCGGCCCACCGGCGTGCTGTTCGAAGCTGCTGGCATCCCCGTCGCTCGGGCGCATCGCGCTGCCGGAGGCCTGACGCCCGAGCAGAGCCGGCTGGCCTCGCAGCGCGGCGTCGAGATCTTGAATTCGTTCGGCGTCACCGCATTCCAGGACGCCGCGGTCTCCGCTCCGACCCTCGAGGCGCTCCGTTCGCTGGACGCGAGCGGCGACCTCGACGCGTGGGTGGTGTCGTCGATGCTCATCAACGACGAGATCTTCGGATACACCCCGATCGGCGAGGATCTCGTCTTCGACGGTGAGCAGTACCGCACCGAGCACCACCGGCCCGACTTCGTGAAGATCTTTCTCGACGGGGTGCCTCCCACCCGCACGGGCGCGTTCATCGAGCCCTACCTCCCCGATGACGTGCACGGCGCGCACCACCACGGCGAGACGCTGCTTCCACCCGAGGAACTCACCGATTGGCTGCGTCGCGTCGCTCAGCGAGGCCTCTCGGCGAAGATCCACTGCACGGGCGACGCCTCAGCGCACGCGGTACTGAACGCGGTGGAAGAACTCCGAGAGGAGGGCTTCGCGGACACCCGCTACCACGTCGCCCATGGGCAGTTCATCCACCCGGACGACATCACGCGCTTCGCCGAACTCGGGGTCGTTGCGGAGATCTCACCGTTCATCTGGGTGCCTGGACCGATCGTCGAAGCGATCCGCGAGGTGCTCCCGCGGGAGCGGGCAGACCGGATGCAGCCGAACCGCGACCTCCTCGACGCGGGTGCCGTCGTCGCGGGCGGCTCGGACTGGCCGGTCTCGGTCTCCCCGAACGCGTGGGAGGGCATTCACGGACTCGTCACGCGAGAGGATCCAAGCGGCCAGTATCCCGGCGCGCTGTGGCCCGAGCAGGCGATCACCCTCGAAGAGGCGATCGCCGCGTTCACCATCGGCGCGGCATCCGCGCTGGGGCTCGCCGAGGAAACGGGATCGCTCGAGGTCGGCAAGTCGGCCGACTTCATCCTGCTGGATCGCGACCCGTTCGCACACCCGGCGGGTGAACTCGTGCAGACCACCGTCGCCGAGACCTGGTTCTCGGGGCGCCGCGTCTACCGGCGCGACTGA